Proteins encoded together in one Thermococcus sp. window:
- the hjc gene encoding Holliday junction resolvase Hjc, with amino-acid sequence MRYRRGASAERELIKMLEKAGFAVVRSAGSHRVDLVAGNGKDYLCIEVKSTRSERLYLPREDVERLVYFAERFGGRPILAVKFVNVGWRFYLPGNLKSSGKSYRLDLNDEFQTLDSLLGKQRTLEEVISDES; translated from the coding sequence ATGAGATATAGGCGAGGTGCCAGTGCCGAAAGAGAGCTCATAAAGATGCTTGAGAAAGCCGGTTTCGCCGTCGTTCGTTCCGCCGGCAGTCACCGGGTTGACCTCGTTGCCGGCAACGGGAAGGATTACCTCTGCATAGAGGTCAAGAGCACCCGCTCGGAGAGGCTTTACCTCCCCAGAGAAGACGTTGAAAGGCTCGTTTACTTCGCGGAACGCTTTGGAGGGAGACCAATCCTCGCTGTCAAATTCGTAAACGTCGGCTGGAGGTTCTATCTGCCCGGGAACCTAAAGTCAAGCGGGAAAAGTTACCGTCTCGATTTGAACGACGAGTTCCAGACACTGGACTCCCTTCTCGGAAAGCAGAGAACCCTCGAAGAGGTGATTTCTGATGAAAGTTAA
- a CDS encoding gamma carbonic anhydrase family protein, which translates to MTVYEFNGKKPKIHPTAFVDESASVIGDVVLEEKTSVWPSAVLRGDIEQIYVGCCSNVQDNVSIHTSHNQPTRIGKYVTIGHNAVVHGAEISDYVIIGMGAVILDGAKIGKHVVIGAGALVPPGKEIPDYSLVIGVPGKVVRQLSEEEIEWTKKNAEIYMELAEKHLKSRKRIE; encoded by the coding sequence ATGACCGTTTACGAGTTCAACGGGAAGAAACCTAAAATTCATCCGACTGCTTTTGTTGATGAGAGCGCCTCCGTAATTGGCGACGTCGTTCTCGAAGAGAAGACAAGCGTCTGGCCATCCGCAGTTCTAAGGGGCGACATCGAACAGATTTACGTCGGCTGTTGCTCCAACGTTCAGGACAACGTGAGCATACACACCTCCCACAACCAGCCGACCAGGATAGGCAAGTACGTCACCATAGGCCACAACGCGGTCGTTCATGGGGCTGAGATAAGCGACTACGTCATCATAGGCATGGGGGCGGTAATCCTCGACGGGGCTAAGATAGGCAAGCACGTAGTTATAGGCGCTGGAGCCCTTGTCCCGCCGGGCAAGGAGATTCCCGACTACAGCCTCGTCATCGGCGTTCCGGGCAAGGTTGTCAGACAGCTAAGCGAAGAGGAAATCGAGTGGACAAAGAAGAACGCAGAAATCTACATGGAGCTTGCCGAGAAGCACCTTAAATCAAGGAAGAGGATTGAGTGA
- the uppS gene encoding polyprenyl diphosphate synthase gives MIYRLLSHVPHIIFKPAYDLYEKYLLEKVKSGNIPKHVAIIMDGNRRWARKLEKPPWYGHFFGSKKLEEILEWCRELGIRTLTVYAFSTENFKRTPEEVNALMNLFEEKFKELVKDKRVHRYGIRVNVIGRKEMLPENVRRAAEEAERATRKYSNYTLNIALAYGGRSEIADAVKEIVEDVLAGKLKPDEIDEELIKRYLYYPNMPDPDIVIRTGGEVRISNFLLYQIAYSELFFVDVYFPEFRKIDFLRIIREFQKRQRRFGR, from the coding sequence ATGATTTACAGGCTTCTCTCCCACGTCCCTCACATTATTTTCAAGCCCGCTTACGACCTGTACGAGAAGTACCTCCTTGAAAAGGTTAAATCCGGGAACATTCCCAAGCACGTTGCCATAATAATGGACGGCAACAGGAGATGGGCAAGGAAACTTGAAAAGCCCCCCTGGTATGGCCACTTCTTTGGCTCTAAAAAGCTTGAGGAAATCCTCGAATGGTGTCGCGAACTTGGAATAAGGACTCTCACGGTCTACGCCTTCTCCACCGAGAACTTCAAGAGAACACCTGAGGAAGTAAATGCCCTTATGAACCTCTTTGAGGAGAAGTTCAAGGAGCTCGTTAAGGACAAGAGGGTTCACAGGTACGGCATAAGGGTTAACGTCATCGGGAGGAAGGAGATGCTCCCCGAAAACGTTAGGAGAGCTGCAGAGGAAGCCGAGCGTGCAACGAGGAAGTACTCCAACTACACCCTCAACATAGCCCTGGCCTACGGGGGAAGGAGCGAGATTGCCGATGCCGTCAAGGAGATAGTCGAGGACGTTCTGGCCGGAAAGCTGAAGCCAGATGAGATAGACGAGGAACTGATAAAGCGTTACCTCTATTACCCAAACATGCCTGACCCGGACATAGTGATAAGAACAGGCGGTGAAGTCAGGATAAGCAACTTCCTCCTATACCAGATAGCCTACAGCGAGCTCTTCTTTGTTGACGTCTACTTTCCCGAGTTCAGGAAGATTGACTTCCTTCGAATCATACGCGAGTTCCAGAAGAGGCAGAGGCGCTTTGGACGGTAG
- a CDS encoding TBP-interacting protein: protein MYSELSPGVKKVYTQVRYLDDYHWEIEGNTIIGTHKKSNVKVVIDVAKNRDEADSLAGKDVNGIHIVAIPDKGVFYVKNGSFVLTYRYLKATLADINDHIVWAGFKVAESDGKLVQEDIYEYLGGALINHIKANLLAGQDYIFWQFYRCEECGKYVDIENLENHLKGHGIKLHEKSEEHYEVFELNFRDGKVYDKFGKEVKLDKFSEEAREFLAEVFSGTPHGG, encoded by the coding sequence ATGTACAGTGAGCTGAGTCCCGGCGTTAAGAAGGTCTACACCCAGGTCCGCTACCTCGATGACTACCACTGGGAAATCGAGGGGAATACTATAATCGGAACCCACAAGAAGAGCAACGTGAAGGTTGTTATAGACGTCGCCAAGAACAGGGACGAGGCCGATTCATTGGCCGGAAAGGACGTCAATGGAATCCACATCGTGGCAATCCCCGACAAGGGCGTCTTCTACGTCAAGAACGGAAGCTTTGTCCTCACCTACCGCTACCTCAAAGCCACCCTCGCGGATATAAACGACCACATAGTTTGGGCCGGCTTTAAGGTCGCTGAGAGCGATGGGAAACTCGTTCAGGAGGACATCTACGAGTACCTCGGCGGTGCGCTGATAAACCACATAAAGGCCAACCTTCTAGCGGGTCAGGACTACATCTTCTGGCAGTTCTACAGGTGCGAGGAATGTGGAAAGTACGTTGACATTGAGAACCTCGAGAACCACCTCAAGGGACACGGTATAAAGCTCCACGAGAAAAGTGAGGAGCACTACGAGGTCTTTGAGCTCAACTTCAGGGACGGTAAGGTTTATGACAAGTTCGGCAAGGAAGTCAAACTCGACAAGTTCAGCGAAGAGGCAAGGGAGTTCTTGGCGGAGGTGTTCTCTGGGACGCCACATGGGGGGTGA
- a CDS encoding threonine--tRNA ligase: MRMLLIHADYLEYEVRDKALKNPEPISEEQKKGRLDEVLAVFISVEKVDEANPDDVVEKAVKEIEEVAKQVKAERVFVYPFAHLSSELAKPEIALEVLKKIEEKLKERDYEVKRAPFGYYKAFKLSCKGHPLAELSRTIVPEEGVSKEERNIALEKEEKELVSYWYILTPEGELIDVDKFDFTGYENLRKFVNYEIAKNRIADREPPHVKLMLEHELVDYEPGSDGGNLRYYPKGRLIKGLLEQYVTEKVVEYGAMEVETPIMYDFEHPALEKYLNRFPARQYIVKSGDKKFFLRFAACFGQFLIKKDAIISYRNLPLRMYELTRYSFRREKSGELSGLRRLRAFTMPDMHTVAKDLQQAMDEFKKQYKLSMEVLRGVGLTPEDYEVAIRFTRDFWEENKDFIVELAKIIGKPVLIEMWDQRFFYFILKFEFNFVDNLDKAAALSTVQIDVENAERFGITYYDEEGKERYPLILHCSPSGAIERVMYAILEKQAKLQAKGQKPMFPLWLSPIQVRVIPVSDEVMDYALYVAGKLEGAKIRVDVDDTGDRLNKKIRKAEKEWIPYIVVVGKNEKEQNTVTVRRREDGKQVEMQLEDLIREIKRKTEGFPYKPRPLPLLLSRRPKFRG, from the coding sequence ATGAGAATGCTTCTGATACACGCGGACTACCTTGAGTACGAGGTCAGGGACAAAGCCCTCAAGAACCCCGAGCCGATAAGCGAGGAGCAGAAGAAGGGCAGGCTCGATGAGGTACTTGCGGTCTTCATAAGCGTCGAGAAGGTTGATGAGGCAAACCCAGATGATGTCGTCGAGAAGGCTGTGAAGGAAATCGAAGAGGTCGCAAAACAGGTAAAGGCAGAGAGGGTCTTCGTTTACCCCTTTGCCCATCTGAGTAGCGAACTGGCAAAGCCTGAAATAGCCCTTGAGGTGCTCAAGAAAATCGAGGAGAAGCTTAAAGAGAGGGACTATGAAGTCAAGCGCGCCCCGTTTGGCTACTACAAGGCATTCAAGCTCAGCTGTAAAGGCCACCCACTGGCCGAGCTCAGCAGGACGATAGTCCCGGAGGAAGGCGTTTCGAAGGAGGAGCGCAATATAGCCCTTGAAAAGGAGGAGAAGGAGCTAGTCAGCTACTGGTATATCCTCACACCCGAAGGCGAGCTTATAGATGTTGACAAGTTCGACTTCACCGGTTATGAAAACCTGAGGAAGTTCGTCAACTACGAGATAGCCAAAAACAGGATAGCTGACAGAGAACCTCCGCACGTTAAGCTCATGCTTGAGCACGAGCTCGTTGATTACGAACCGGGAAGTGACGGGGGAAACCTTAGGTATTATCCCAAGGGAAGACTCATCAAGGGCCTCCTTGAGCAGTACGTTACCGAGAAGGTTGTTGAATACGGTGCCATGGAAGTGGAAACGCCAATCATGTATGACTTCGAGCACCCTGCCCTTGAGAAGTACCTCAACCGCTTCCCTGCGAGACAGTACATAGTTAAAAGCGGTGACAAGAAGTTCTTCCTCCGCTTCGCGGCATGTTTCGGCCAGTTCCTCATCAAGAAGGACGCAATCATAAGCTACCGCAACCTCCCACTGAGGATGTACGAGCTAACTAGATACTCCTTTAGGAGAGAGAAGAGCGGCGAGCTTTCAGGCTTGAGAAGGCTCAGGGCCTTCACGATGCCGGACATGCACACCGTTGCCAAGGACCTCCAGCAGGCGATGGACGAGTTCAAGAAGCAGTACAAGCTCAGCATGGAGGTCCTCAGGGGCGTTGGCCTTACGCCAGAGGACTACGAGGTGGCCATACGCTTTACAAGGGACTTCTGGGAGGAAAACAAGGACTTCATAGTCGAGCTGGCAAAGATAATAGGCAAGCCCGTCCTGATAGAGATGTGGGACCAGAGGTTCTTCTACTTCATCCTCAAGTTCGAGTTCAACTTCGTTGACAACCTCGACAAGGCGGCCGCTTTGAGCACGGTGCAGATAGACGTGGAGAACGCGGAGAGGTTTGGAATAACCTACTACGATGAAGAAGGCAAGGAGCGCTACCCGCTCATACTCCACTGCTCCCCGAGCGGAGCTATTGAGCGCGTCATGTATGCAATCCTTGAGAAGCAGGCAAAACTTCAAGCGAAAGGCCAAAAGCCGATGTTCCCGCTCTGGCTCAGCCCGATACAGGTCCGCGTCATTCCGGTAAGCGATGAAGTCATGGACTACGCCCTCTACGTTGCAGGAAAGCTTGAAGGAGCTAAGATAAGGGTTGACGTTGACGATACTGGCGACAGGCTCAACAAGAAGATAAGGAAGGCGGAGAAGGAGTGGATTCCCTACATAGTCGTCGTCGGCAAGAACGAGAAGGAGCAGAACACTGTAACCGTCAGGAGAAGGGAGGACGGCAAGCAAGTTGAGATGCAACTGGAGGACCTCATCAGGGAGATAAAGAGGAAGACCGAGGGCTTCCCATACAAGCCGAGGCCCCTACCGCTTCTCCTCAGCAGGAGGCCAAAGTTCAGGGGTTGA
- a CDS encoding exosome complex RNA-binding protein Csl4 produces the protein MEDKKVKNGDLVLPGDYLGVIEEFMPGEGVREENGELYATRAGKVRINPEKMEISVEPVTDTPPLPKVGDVVLARVIEVKPQAVIVQLLQIEGRENDREIATSKLAGIHISQIKEGFVEDITKEFKIGDIVRAKVIANEKSPIQLTTKDKDLGVVYALCSRCRTPLIRRGDKLICPRCGNVETRKLSPYYRKLKVSL, from the coding sequence ATGGAGGATAAGAAGGTTAAGAACGGTGACCTCGTACTTCCGGGAGATTATCTCGGCGTCATAGAGGAGTTCATGCCCGGCGAAGGCGTCAGAGAGGAGAACGGCGAACTCTACGCAACGAGAGCTGGTAAGGTCAGAATCAATCCAGAGAAAATGGAGATAAGCGTCGAGCCCGTAACCGATACTCCCCCCCTCCCGAAGGTTGGCGACGTGGTCCTCGCGAGGGTCATAGAGGTCAAGCCTCAAGCTGTGATAGTCCAGCTCCTCCAGATAGAGGGTCGCGAAAACGACAGGGAAATAGCGACCTCAAAGCTCGCCGGAATCCACATTTCCCAGATAAAGGAGGGCTTTGTCGAGGACATAACCAAGGAGTTCAAGATTGGGGACATAGTGAGGGCAAAGGTCATAGCCAACGAAAAGAGCCCGATACAGCTCACAACAAAGGATAAAGACCTTGGCGTCGTTTACGCCCTCTGCTCCCGCTGTAGGACACCCCTCATAAGGCGCGGGGACAAGCTAATCTGTCCGCGCTGTGGAAACGTTGAGACGAGAAAGCTCTCGCCATACTATAGAAAGCTGAAGGTGTCTCTATGA
- a CDS encoding DUF2067 family protein, whose product MRAKKVITIHVKDDVEKEEFMKELQRLRLPAFIYVHGKLNSLKINVQGTKDDIREAIRKIREIHNRVRTKLYPDKRGLYHYTIDDLLREARTSVSTPIIIKTLELLGEKVELSGDELVTSLPWSEAVELVERLGDALSEIALQTTRQIREVAVPVSVAFNVPPEEVLEKLVELGLAEWKEDKFKYELIKNKEQALEELLKALTGDADED is encoded by the coding sequence ATGAGGGCCAAGAAGGTAATAACGATTCACGTGAAGGACGACGTTGAAAAGGAGGAGTTCATGAAGGAACTCCAGAGACTTCGCCTGCCGGCTTTCATCTACGTCCACGGAAAGCTAAACTCCCTTAAAATCAACGTTCAGGGCACGAAGGACGACATCAGGGAGGCAATACGGAAAATAAGGGAAATCCACAACCGCGTAAGGACCAAGCTCTACCCGGACAAGCGCGGTCTATACCACTACACGATTGACGACCTCCTCCGAGAGGCCAGAACAAGCGTTTCAACCCCCATAATAATCAAAACTCTTGAACTCCTCGGCGAAAAGGTTGAACTCAGCGGAGATGAGCTCGTAACATCCCTTCCATGGAGCGAGGCCGTTGAACTCGTTGAAAGGCTTGGAGATGCCCTCTCGGAGATAGCGCTCCAGACGACGAGACAGATTAGGGAAGTGGCAGTTCCGGTTAGCGTTGCCTTTAACGTTCCACCTGAGGAAGTCTTGGAGAAACTCGTTGAGCTGGGTCTAGCCGAGTGGAAGGAGGATAAGTTTAAATACGAGCTCATTAAGAACAAGGAGCAGGCCCTAGAAGAGCTGTTGAAAGCCTTGACGGGTGATGCTGATGAGGATTGA
- a CDS encoding DNA-directed RNA polymerase subunit L — protein sequence MRIEVIKREENLLEFYLEGEDHTFANLLNEVLHENKHVKFAGYTIEHPILMARKPRFKVVTDGKVTPEKALEEAAQKVFDRARVLLDAWKNALEG from the coding sequence ATGAGGATTGAGGTAATAAAGCGCGAGGAAAACCTGCTGGAATTTTACCTCGAAGGAGAGGACCACACCTTCGCCAACCTGCTCAATGAAGTCCTCCACGAGAACAAGCACGTTAAGTTCGCCGGCTACACAATCGAGCACCCTATTCTCATGGCCAGAAAGCCGAGGTTTAAAGTCGTAACCGACGGGAAGGTTACACCGGAGAAGGCCCTTGAGGAGGCCGCCCAGAAGGTATTCGATAGGGCCAGGGTTCTTCTTGATGCATGGAAGAATGCCCTCGAAGGGTGA
- a CDS encoding ribonuclease III family protein, whose protein sequence is MASFSYSKDFTDKGLAKFGDSLLNFVFSLALSEYLGRPTGERVPNASLAMALEMSGLRKLAPPRSDKHARGDVAEAILAYAWLEGVITMEEAVQIIRENLTEDVTHFTRKKEAIGKALAVLYREIGKRIGV, encoded by the coding sequence TTGGCCTCTTTTTCTTACTCCAAAGATTTTACCGATAAGGGATTGGCCAAGTTTGGTGATTCTCTCCTCAACTTCGTGTTTTCCCTGGCCCTGAGCGAGTATTTGGGCAGACCCACTGGAGAGAGGGTTCCGAACGCTTCTCTGGCCATGGCCCTTGAGATGTCGGGATTGAGAAAGCTAGCCCCCCCAAGGAGCGACAAGCACGCGAGGGGGGATGTGGCAGAGGCTATTCTAGCTTACGCCTGGCTTGAGGGCGTTATAACTATGGAAGAGGCAGTTCAAATCATCAGGGAGAACCTAACTGAGGACGTAACCCACTTCACACGGAAAAAGGAGGCAATAGGAAAGGCCCTGGCCGTCCTTTACAGGGAGATAGGGAAGAGGATAGGAGTTTAA
- a CDS encoding sugar phosphate isomerase/epimerase: protein MEIGVTIYPHFVTKDKSLASILADVKIKDYDFVSIFPHTLGLIKNGVVVEKSLRNIETALRGVGINYIVRMPTSVNLRDHIYYTRHFRVAKAVADVAIKLGAKVIVMQSGRTGRLDLEIEAIQQLADMVAPFGIKIALENTFSVKDTLYVVDNVQRDNVGFALDVAHAFLSAQGNEEKLLEDVKLGTDKTIILMIHDNFGKLFPQVEPEDALAYGVGDLHLLPGEGSIPFGKVLKLFGDVPLLLKVKDADKFAKIPSKQGLIELLTSL, encoded by the coding sequence ATGGAGATTGGGGTAACCATCTATCCCCACTTCGTTACAAAGGACAAGAGCCTAGCTTCAATCCTCGCGGACGTCAAGATAAAGGACTACGACTTCGTCTCGATATTCCCCCATACGCTTGGGCTAATCAAGAACGGTGTGGTAGTTGAGAAAAGCCTGAGGAACATAGAGACGGCCCTCAGGGGCGTTGGGATAAACTACATCGTCAGGATGCCAACCTCAGTGAACCTGCGTGACCACATCTACTACACCAGGCACTTCCGCGTTGCCAAAGCAGTTGCAGACGTGGCGATAAAGCTCGGCGCCAAGGTCATCGTCATGCAGAGCGGAAGGACGGGAAGGCTTGACCTCGAGATAGAGGCTATACAGCAGCTGGCGGACATGGTGGCTCCATTCGGCATAAAGATAGCCCTCGAAAACACCTTCAGTGTTAAGGACACCCTCTACGTTGTTGACAACGTCCAGAGGGACAACGTCGGCTTCGCCCTCGACGTCGCCCATGCCTTCCTCAGCGCCCAGGGCAACGAGGAAAAACTGCTTGAAGATGTTAAGCTCGGCACAGACAAGACGATAATCCTCATGATACACGACAACTTCGGAAAGCTCTTCCCGCAGGTCGAACCCGAGGACGCTTTAGCTTATGGCGTCGGTGACCTCCACCTCCTTCCGGGGGAGGGAAGCATACCCTTTGGAAAGGTTCTCAAGCTCTTTGGCGATGTTCCTCTACTCCTGAAGGTGAAGGACGCCGACAAGTTCGCCAAGATACCGAGCAAACAGGGACTAATCGAGTTGCTCACGAGCCTCTGA
- the sppA gene encoding signal peptide peptidase SppA, giving the protein MRENLWKYVSVVLVLLLALSTVAIVVLYKAISPAVVSPNNTAPAVVETPVNLTCNGTSSYQINQLKEEVAYLRSLINKTGGKTIAVVPIFGIIDDYTALEVIPLLRRISTNGSIGGVLLWIESPGGEVGPVMEIYSTVKKLSLVKPVVAYSGGIMASGGYYIANGADKIVASPLAEVGSIGVIYVHYDLQENYQRNGIKVEVFKTGPYKDMGAEWRDLTPEEKKIITNMVNTYFQAFLQAVSEGRNMSISQVKKFASGRTWFAENVTGALVDETGGIDTAISVLERLMNVTGAKVVIYKNLETPSDFEVVGSKALYLDPSYITPYLGGD; this is encoded by the coding sequence ATGAGGGAAAACCTCTGGAAGTACGTATCAGTGGTTCTTGTTCTCCTGCTCGCCCTCTCGACAGTGGCAATCGTTGTACTCTACAAGGCGATTTCACCGGCGGTCGTTTCGCCCAATAATACAGCGCCTGCCGTCGTTGAGACCCCAGTAAACCTCACCTGCAATGGAACGTCAAGCTACCAGATAAACCAGCTCAAAGAGGAAGTCGCTTATCTGCGCTCCCTCATTAACAAAACGGGAGGAAAAACAATAGCGGTCGTCCCCATTTTTGGGATAATAGATGATTACACAGCCCTCGAAGTAATACCCCTTCTCAGGAGAATATCCACAAATGGCTCCATCGGGGGCGTTCTTCTCTGGATTGAGAGCCCAGGCGGGGAAGTTGGACCTGTGATGGAAATATACTCTACCGTCAAGAAACTTTCACTAGTAAAGCCTGTAGTGGCCTACTCCGGTGGCATAATGGCTTCTGGAGGTTATTACATAGCCAACGGTGCCGACAAAATCGTGGCAAGTCCGCTCGCCGAGGTGGGAAGCATTGGGGTAATATACGTCCACTACGACCTGCAGGAGAACTACCAGAGGAACGGAATTAAGGTGGAAGTCTTCAAAACCGGCCCTTACAAGGACATGGGGGCCGAGTGGAGGGACCTAACCCCCGAGGAGAAGAAGATAATAACCAACATGGTGAACACGTACTTCCAGGCGTTCCTCCAGGCCGTGAGCGAGGGCAGGAACATGAGCATCTCTCAGGTTAAGAAGTTCGCCAGTGGGAGAACGTGGTTCGCCGAGAACGTTACTGGAGCTCTGGTGGACGAAACAGGGGGTATTGATACCGCTATTTCCGTTCTCGAAAGGTTAATGAATGTTACAGGTGCAAAGGTGGTCATATACAAGAACCTTGAAACTCCAAGCGACTTTGAGGTGGTGGGGAGCAAGGCACTCTACCTCGACCCGAGCTACATTACTCCCTATCTGGGAGGTGATTGA
- a CDS encoding PH1570 family protein, producing MLCEEKLEVFENGFDDGKFKLRIEFYGKDARRLLLAVIRELYLPDYGEDYIYPFECAKDFWGIYLDPSEIIAEESNFSPIKFVNKSIINRLEKALDEIAPDEIKDRINLEEAEIVKLKKTLLALGKDFILDERGYLIVFNKPSARGLILKYLGMLNGT from the coding sequence ATGCTCTGCGAGGAGAAGCTCGAGGTGTTTGAGAACGGTTTCGATGACGGGAAGTTCAAACTCAGGATTGAGTTCTACGGAAAGGACGCCAGGAGACTTCTCCTCGCTGTGATAAGGGAGCTCTACCTTCCAGACTACGGCGAGGACTACATATATCCCTTCGAGTGCGCCAAAGACTTTTGGGGCATTTACCTTGACCCGTCTGAGATAATTGCAGAGGAGTCCAATTTTAGCCCAATAAAGTTCGTTAACAAAAGCATCATCAACAGGCTGGAGAAGGCGCTCGATGAAATAGCTCCGGACGAAATTAAAGACAGAATCAACTTGGAAGAAGCGGAAATAGTGAAGCTCAAGAAAACCCTACTCGCGCTCGGGAAGGACTTTATCCTCGACGAAAGAGGTTACCTCATAGTCTTTAACAAGCCGAGCGCAAGGGGGCTAATCCTAAAATACTTGGGGATGCTGAATGGAACTTGA
- a CDS encoding AI-2E family transporter, with protein sequence MELETAVWVGVSLVILYLTWQTVSPVLSPLIVAVTLTYILYPLHERLSSKIGNRWSALLLTGILTVLSFLFILGFALWINDVKYSLAGYVNTFFKWLLGLNLPSEAYDFLQRISQAMTDRFDAYVLGYTYSLPKLSLQVIVMVFSFYGVLVNAKAIKMEVYSLLPPSNRELAVKLINRAGETLHQVLRGWLLVSVGKGIAMAVAFSLFGVSNVGGSIAAGILTAILELLPIVGGWMVWLGASFYLFTSGMVGHAIAILLYGFTLVSPLPDLLLSKRLGRRQWGVNALVSLVGIFGGYIAFGFVGIIIGPVSLSLLITLIEEWKRAKNTKEQIAS encoded by the coding sequence ATGGAACTTGAAACTGCCGTCTGGGTCGGTGTTTCACTGGTGATACTCTATTTAACCTGGCAGACGGTTAGTCCTGTTCTCTCTCCCCTGATAGTGGCAGTTACCCTTACTTATATACTCTATCCACTTCACGAAAGGCTTAGCTCAAAAATCGGCAACCGTTGGTCAGCGCTTCTCCTTACGGGAATACTTACCGTTCTTTCCTTCCTTTTTATTCTTGGCTTCGCACTCTGGATAAACGACGTTAAATATTCCCTAGCAGGGTATGTCAACACATTTTTCAAGTGGCTTCTTGGCCTGAACCTACCCTCTGAAGCGTATGACTTCCTCCAGAGGATTTCCCAGGCCATGACGGACCGTTTCGATGCCTACGTTCTGGGATACACGTACTCCCTTCCAAAGCTCTCCCTTCAGGTAATCGTCATGGTGTTCTCATTTTACGGCGTCCTTGTAAATGCAAAGGCCATAAAAATGGAAGTGTACTCGCTCCTACCTCCTTCAAACCGCGAACTTGCCGTTAAGTTAATCAATCGGGCGGGGGAAACCCTCCATCAGGTCCTCCGTGGATGGCTTCTGGTCAGCGTTGGAAAAGGAATTGCTATGGCCGTCGCCTTCTCGCTCTTTGGAGTGTCTAACGTTGGGGGTTCAATAGCGGCGGGCATACTCACGGCAATCCTTGAGCTCCTTCCCATTGTTGGGGGCTGGATGGTCTGGCTCGGGGCGTCGTTTTACCTGTTTACATCGGGAATGGTAGGACACGCAATAGCCATTTTGCTTTACGGGTTTACTCTTGTCTCCCCCCTTCCGGATTTATTGCTCTCAAAGAGACTTGGCAGAAGGCAGTGGGGCGTAAACGCACTGGTGAGCCTCGTTGGGATATTTGGAGGCTACATTGCCTTTGGATTCGTTGGGATAATAATCGGACCTGTGTCCCTATCTCTTCTCATAACCCTCATAGAAGAGTGGAAGAGGGCAAAGAACACTAAGGAGCAAATCGCCTCATAA